One segment of Stappia sp. 28M-7 DNA contains the following:
- a CDS encoding DUF1858 domain-containing protein, which yields MSSYQGSNAGAARRVGPETLVGDLMSDYRSTIAVFIRHKMMCIGCPVARIHDVEEACREHGIALDAFLGELDAAMTGAG from the coding sequence ATGTCCAGCTATCAGGGTTCCAACGCCGGAGCGGCCAGACGGGTCGGGCCGGAAACGCTTGTCGGGGACTTGATGAGCGACTACCGCTCCACCATCGCCGTGTTCATCCGTCACAAGATGATGTGCATCGGCTGTCCGGTCGCGCGCATCCACGATGTCGAGGAAGCGTGCCGCGAGCACGGCATCGCGCTTGATGCCTTTCTTGGCGAGCTCGATGCCGCCATGACCGGCGCCGGGTGA
- a CDS encoding NnrS family protein: protein MAPHTRPLPTNALSLARSPAMGAAPRRITDGWWLAVAFRPLFLAAALQAAAAVPLWIWIYTSGIAEVAGLPAMTWHAHEMVFGFLPPIMAGYLLSATPNWSGRLPTAGRPLALLVGLWLAGRLVPLAAPLPLALAADAAFPLAVSALLIREMRLGRSGQSRHGLMLFPVLAAAALAHRLLGDDPEMAATMARTGIAVAALLISAVGGRLVPSLTRNALAGRGAERVPAPYGRFDIFVLLATSVALPAWVLAPGALATGVLLAGAGLLQLARLLRWRGWLLRRGDILALHAGYAWLVAGLLLAALSALPYSGVPADSALHALTTGAIGSMTLAVMSRLATTRGPGGHAGQRLCAVALLLVNAGALLRVAAPLLPEHYLHLLGAGAALWSLAYLLFASAQVQPLRSSVSR, encoded by the coding sequence ATGGCACCGCACACCCGTCCCCTTCCCACAAACGCCCTCTCCCTCGCGCGCAGCCCTGCCATGGGCGCCGCACCGAGGCGGATCACGGACGGCTGGTGGCTCGCCGTCGCCTTCCGCCCGCTGTTCCTCGCAGCCGCGCTGCAGGCGGCGGCAGCCGTGCCGCTATGGATCTGGATCTATACGTCCGGCATCGCCGAAGTCGCCGGCCTGCCGGCGATGACCTGGCACGCGCATGAAATGGTCTTCGGCTTCCTGCCGCCGATCATGGCCGGCTACCTGCTGTCGGCAACGCCGAACTGGTCGGGCCGCCTGCCCACTGCCGGCCGGCCGCTGGCCCTGCTGGTCGGTCTGTGGCTCGCCGGGCGCTTGGTGCCTCTTGCTGCCCCCTTGCCCCTCGCGCTTGCCGCCGATGCCGCCTTTCCGCTCGCCGTCTCGGCGCTGCTGATCCGCGAAATGCGGCTGGGGCGCAGCGGCCAGTCGCGGCACGGACTGATGCTGTTTCCCGTGCTGGCGGCCGCAGCTCTCGCCCATCGGCTGCTGGGCGACGATCCGGAAATGGCCGCGACCATGGCGCGAACCGGGATCGCCGTGGCAGCGCTGCTGATCTCCGCCGTCGGCGGGCGCCTCGTGCCCAGCCTGACGCGCAACGCCCTGGCCGGACGCGGTGCCGAGCGGGTGCCCGCCCCCTATGGCCGCTTCGACATCTTCGTGCTGCTGGCGACCAGCGTTGCCCTGCCGGCCTGGGTCCTGGCGCCGGGCGCGCTCGCGACCGGAGTGCTTCTGGCCGGTGCCGGCCTCTTGCAGCTTGCCCGCCTGCTGCGCTGGCGCGGATGGCTGCTGCGGCGCGGCGACATCCTCGCTCTTCATGCCGGCTATGCCTGGCTGGTGGCCGGTTTGCTGCTGGCGGCCCTCTCGGCATTGCCGTACTCCGGCGTGCCCGCCGATAGCGCGCTTCACGCACTGACCACCGGCGCGATCGGCAGCATGACGCTTGCGGTCATGAGCCGCCTGGCAACCACGCGCGGCCCCGGTGGCCATGCCGGACAGCGGCTTTGCGCGGTTGCCTTGCTGCTCGTCAATGCCGGCGCGCTGCTGCGCGTGGCGGCTCCGCTGCTCCCCGAACACTACCTGCATCTGCTGGGTGCCGGCGCCGCGTTGTGGAGCCTCGCCTACCTCCTCTTCGCAAGCGCACAAGTCCAGCCGCTGCGCAGCAGCGTCTCGCGTTGA
- a CDS encoding periplasmic nitrate reductase, NapE protein — translation MTGSGENGAGTADRRRWRTEFLAFLVLAFGVWPFVAVAVVGAYGFAVWMLQLLFGPPGPPTALH, via the coding sequence ATGACCGGATCGGGGGAGAATGGTGCCGGCACCGCGGATCGGCGGCGCTGGCGCACGGAATTTCTGGCCTTTCTGGTGCTGGCCTTCGGCGTCTGGCCTTTCGTGGCCGTCGCGGTGGTCGGCGCCTACGGCTTTGCCGTGTGGATGCTGCAACTGCTGTTTGGCCCTCCCGGGCCGCCGACAGCGCTGCATTGA
- the napF gene encoding ferredoxin-type protein NapF — protein MTLPFDASRRRFLTGHPHEAEPPGTLLPPWLSAGALARCTGCGACIDACPTGIVELARERPALSFASGECTFCGACAEVCPENLFDRTREALPYRPQIAAHCLPRAGIDCQACRDACPQEAIRFPPRRGGPFLPQVTASLCTGCGACVAPCPVSAITLAPMSEACDA, from the coding sequence ATGACCCTGCCCTTCGATGCATCAAGACGGCGTTTTCTCACCGGCCACCCACATGAAGCCGAACCCCCGGGCACGCTGCTCCCGCCTTGGCTGTCGGCCGGCGCACTGGCCCGCTGCACCGGATGCGGCGCCTGTATCGATGCCTGCCCGACCGGCATTGTGGAGCTGGCGCGCGAGCGCCCGGCCCTGTCCTTCGCCTCAGGCGAATGCACCTTTTGCGGCGCCTGCGCCGAGGTTTGCCCGGAGAACCTGTTCGATCGCACGCGGGAAGCTCTGCCCTACAGGCCTCAGATCGCCGCGCACTGTCTGCCGCGGGCCGGCATCGACTGTCAGGCCTGCCGCGATGCCTGTCCGCAGGAGGCGATCCGCTTTCCTCCTCGCCGCGGCGGTCCGTTCCTGCCGCAGGTGACGGCCTCGCTGTGTACCGGCTGCGGCGCCTGCGTCGCGCCCTGTCCCGTCTCGGCAATCACACTCGCCCCCATGTCGGAGGCATGCGATGCCTGA
- a CDS encoding chaperone NapD produces MPDTPTVPLAISSAVVSVLPGRLDSIAATLSDLPGVEVRAAEGSKIVIVLEAPRGETGKQLVEIALLDGVVSANMVFEHIEEV; encoded by the coding sequence ATGCCTGACACCCCCACCGTCCCCCTCGCCATTTCCAGCGCCGTCGTCTCGGTCCTTCCGGGCCGGCTGGACAGCATTGCCGCGACCCTTTCCGACCTTCCCGGGGTAGAGGTCCGCGCCGCCGAGGGCAGCAAGATCGTCATCGTCCTGGAGGCACCGCGCGGCGAGACCGGCAAGCAGCTGGTCGAGATCGCCCTGCTCGACGGCGTGGTGTCCGCCAACATGGTTTTCGAACATATCGAGGAGGTCTGA
- the napA gene encoding periplasmic nitrate reductase subunit alpha: MELELSRRDMIKAQAAAVAAAAAGIALPAAAQPVPGGIGTLDIKWSKAPCRFCGTGCGVMVGVKEGQVVATHGDMQAEVNRGLNCIKGYFLSKIMYGEDRLTTPLMRKRGGSYHKDGEFEPVSWDEAFDLMAKKAKETLAAKGPTALGMFGSGQWTIFEGYAATKLMRAGFRSNNLDPNARHCMASAATAFMRAFGMDEPMGCYDDFEHADAFVLWGSNMAEMHPILWTRLADRRLGHEHVRVAVLSTFTHRSMDLADIPVVFKPGTDLAILNYIANHIIETGRVNEDFVRDHAVFMTGQTDIGYGLRPDNELELKATGAGDPGKMEPADFETFRKLVSEYTLERVSELSGVEPDFLRELAELYADPDRKVMSLWTMGFNQHVRGVWANHMVYNLHLLTGKISEPGNSPFSLTGQPSACGTAREVGTFAHRLPADMVVTNPEHRKHAEEIWKLPEGLLPDKPGYHAVLQDRMLRDGKLNWYWVQVNNNVQAAPNSSQETYPGYRNPDNFIVVSDAYPTVTALAADVILPAAMWVEKEGAYGNAERRTHVWHQLVTAKGEARSDLWQLMEFSKRFTTDEVWPAEMLDANPGYRGKTLFDVLFRNGNVDRFPLSEINPDYENQEAKDFGFYVHKGLFEEYAEFGRGHGHDLAPYDRYHEVRGLRWPVVDGEETRWRYREGYDPYVKPGEGMRFYGRKDGRAVILAVPYEPPAEVPDEEFDLWLVTGRVLEHWHSGSMTMRVPELYKAFPGARVFMHPDDARDRGLNQGTEVTVTSRRGEIRSRIETRGRNRMPRGVIFVPWFDASQLINKVTLDATDPISKQTDFKKCAVKVSTA, translated from the coding sequence ATGGAGCTTGAGCTCTCCAGACGCGACATGATCAAGGCGCAGGCCGCAGCCGTCGCGGCGGCAGCCGCCGGCATCGCCCTGCCCGCCGCCGCCCAGCCGGTCCCCGGCGGCATCGGCACACTCGACATCAAGTGGTCGAAGGCGCCCTGCCGTTTCTGCGGCACCGGCTGCGGCGTCATGGTCGGCGTGAAGGAAGGACAGGTGGTCGCCACCCATGGCGACATGCAGGCAGAGGTCAATCGCGGCCTCAACTGCATCAAGGGCTACTTCCTGTCGAAGATCATGTATGGCGAGGACCGCCTGACCACGCCCCTGATGCGCAAGCGCGGCGGCAGCTATCACAAGGACGGCGAATTCGAGCCGGTATCCTGGGACGAGGCCTTCGACCTGATGGCGAAGAAGGCCAAGGAAACGCTGGCGGCCAAGGGCCCGACCGCGCTCGGCATGTTCGGCTCCGGCCAGTGGACGATCTTCGAGGGCTACGCCGCCACCAAGCTGATGCGGGCGGGCTTCCGCTCCAACAACCTCGATCCCAACGCCCGCCACTGCATGGCCTCCGCCGCAACCGCCTTCATGCGCGCCTTCGGCATGGACGAACCGATGGGCTGCTACGACGATTTCGAGCATGCCGATGCCTTCGTGCTGTGGGGCTCGAACATGGCGGAGATGCACCCGATTCTGTGGACCCGGCTCGCCGACCGGCGGCTCGGCCACGAGCATGTCCGCGTCGCGGTGCTGTCGACCTTCACCCATCGCAGTATGGACCTTGCCGACATCCCGGTCGTGTTCAAGCCGGGCACCGATCTGGCGATCCTCAACTACATCGCCAACCACATCATCGAGACCGGCCGCGTGAACGAGGACTTCGTGCGCGACCATGCGGTGTTCATGACCGGCCAGACCGATATCGGCTACGGCCTGCGCCCAGACAACGAGCTGGAACTCAAGGCCACTGGAGCCGGCGATCCGGGCAAGATGGAGCCGGCCGACTTCGAGACCTTCCGCAAGCTGGTGTCGGAATACACGCTGGAGCGGGTGTCGGAACTGTCCGGTGTCGAGCCCGACTTCCTGCGCGAGCTCGCCGAGCTCTATGCCGACCCGGACCGCAAGGTCATGTCGCTGTGGACCATGGGCTTCAACCAGCATGTGCGCGGCGTGTGGGCCAACCACATGGTCTACAACCTGCATCTTCTGACCGGGAAGATCTCCGAGCCGGGCAACAGCCCCTTCTCGCTGACCGGCCAGCCCTCCGCCTGCGGCACGGCACGCGAGGTCGGAACCTTCGCCCACCGCCTGCCGGCCGACATGGTGGTGACCAACCCCGAGCACCGCAAGCATGCGGAGGAGATCTGGAAACTCCCCGAGGGCCTGCTGCCGGACAAGCCGGGCTACCATGCCGTCCTGCAGGACCGGATGCTGCGCGACGGCAAGCTCAACTGGTACTGGGTCCAGGTCAACAACAACGTCCAGGCCGCCCCCAACAGCAGCCAGGAGACCTATCCCGGCTATCGCAACCCGGACAATTTCATCGTCGTCTCCGATGCCTATCCGACGGTGACGGCGCTCGCCGCCGACGTCATCCTGCCGGCCGCCATGTGGGTGGAGAAGGAAGGCGCCTACGGCAATGCCGAGCGGCGCACCCATGTGTGGCACCAGCTGGTCACCGCCAAGGGCGAGGCCCGTTCGGACCTGTGGCAGCTGATGGAGTTCTCCAAGCGCTTCACCACGGACGAGGTGTGGCCCGCCGAGATGCTCGACGCCAACCCCGGCTATCGCGGCAAGACGTTATTCGACGTGCTGTTTCGCAACGGCAATGTCGACCGCTTCCCTCTGTCGGAGATCAATCCCGATTACGAGAACCAGGAGGCGAAGGACTTCGGCTTCTACGTCCACAAGGGACTGTTCGAAGAATATGCCGAGTTCGGCCGCGGCCACGGCCACGACCTGGCGCCCTACGACCGCTATCACGAAGTGCGGGGGCTGCGCTGGCCGGTGGTCGACGGCGAGGAAACCCGCTGGCGCTACCGCGAGGGATACGATCCTTACGTGAAGCCGGGCGAAGGCATGCGCTTCTACGGCCGCAAGGATGGACGGGCGGTGATCCTCGCCGTGCCTTACGAGCCGCCGGCGGAAGTGCCGGACGAGGAGTTCGACCTGTGGCTGGTGACCGGGCGGGTGCTGGAGCACTGGCATTCCGGGTCCATGACCATGCGCGTGCCCGAGCTCTACAAGGCCTTCCCCGGCGCCCGCGTCTTCATGCACCCCGACGATGCCCGCGACCGCGGCCTGAACCAGGGCACCGAGGTGACGGTCACCTCCCGGCGCGGCGAGATCCGCTCGCGCATCGAGACGCGCGGGCGCAACCGCATGCCGCGCGGCGTGATCTTCGTGCCGTGGTTCGACGCCAGCCAGCTGATCAACAAGGTCACGCTCGACGCCACCGATCCCATCTCCAAGCAGACGGATTTCAAGAAATGCGCAGTCAAGGTCTCCACCGCGTAG
- a CDS encoding nitrate reductase cytochrome c-type subunit, producing the protein MRSQGLHRVAAPALLAGLLVFAVGLALPAFSQDAPRLRGAPQPMENAAAPPVAKWVTDDVRKMRAYPEQPPVIPHSIEGYQLSVNTNRCLSCHKREYTQGSGAPMISVTHYMDREGQMLADVSPRRYFCTMCHVPQSDAAPLVSNTFRDMSELGARPAGSQ; encoded by the coding sequence ATGCGCAGTCAAGGTCTCCACCGCGTAGCCGCGCCCGCGCTGCTTGCCGGCCTTCTCGTGTTCGCCGTCGGCCTTGCGCTGCCGGCCTTCTCCCAGGATGCCCCGCGCCTGCGCGGAGCGCCCCAGCCGATGGAAAACGCCGCAGCTCCCCCCGTCGCCAAATGGGTGACGGACGATGTCCGCAAGATGCGCGCCTATCCCGAGCAGCCGCCGGTCATTCCGCACTCGATCGAGGGCTACCAGCTCTCGGTCAACACCAATCGCTGCCTGTCCTGTCACAAGCGGGAATACACGCAAGGCTCCGGCGCGCCGATGATCAGCGTCACCCACTACATGGACCGCGAGGGCCAGATGCTCGCCGATGTGTCGCCCCGCCGCTACTTCTGCACCATGTGCCATGTGCCGCAGTCGGATGCCGCACCGCTGGTTTCCAACACGTTCCGCGACATGAGCGAGCTCGGCGCCAGGCCGGCCGGGAGCCAATAG
- a CDS encoding cytochrome c3 family protein has protein sequence MWSRVKSLARQAWAVFARPSVHFGLGFLTLGGFIGGVIFWGAFNTALEVTNTEAFCISCHEMKDNVYEELTQTVHFSNRSGVRASCPDCHVPHNWTDKIARKMQASKEVWGHLFGTISTRRKFLDHRLELAKHEWARLKANDSLECRNCHSSVAMDFTRQTDRAAAIHQRYLVSGEATCIDCHKGIAHQLPNMENVEPGWRMPPELTSSDGADPAALQHLSGYLSQVTDRR, from the coding sequence ATGTGGAGCCGCGTAAAATCCCTCGCCCGCCAGGCCTGGGCCGTCTTCGCAAGGCCGAGCGTACATTTCGGCCTGGGGTTCCTGACGCTCGGCGGCTTCATCGGCGGCGTCATCTTCTGGGGCGCGTTCAACACGGCGCTGGAGGTGACCAACACCGAGGCCTTCTGCATCAGCTGCCACGAGATGAAGGACAACGTCTACGAGGAGCTGACGCAGACGGTGCACTTCTCCAACCGCTCGGGCGTGCGCGCCTCCTGCCCCGACTGCCATGTGCCGCACAACTGGACGGACAAGATCGCCCGCAAGATGCAGGCCTCCAAGGAGGTCTGGGGCCACCTTTTCGGCACCATCAGCACACGGCGTAAGTTCCTCGACCACCGGCTGGAACTGGCCAAGCACGAATGGGCGCGACTGAAGGCCAACGACAGCCTGGAGTGCCGCAACTGCCACTCCTCCGTCGCGATGGACTTCACCCGGCAGACCGACCGGGCGGCGGCGATCCACCAGCGCTATCTCGTCAGCGGCGAAGCCACCTGCATCGACTGCCACAAGGGAATCGCCCACCAACTGCCCAACATGGAGAATGTCGAGCCCGGCTGGCGCATGCCGCCGGAGCTAACCAGTTCCGATGGCGCCGACCCAGCGGCCCTGCAGCATCTCTCGGGATACCTGTCCCAGGTTACTGATCGCCGGTAA
- a CDS encoding D-alanyl-D-alanine carboxypeptidase family protein, with product MHALTTATVPVAPRWRRAVLVIAVSLALAGCQTAASTSQQASRSQAAAVQVAALPALPAPVGAMPGSELALAPQGNAQRRAHAAIVVDAATGAVLHEKDADALRYPASLTKMMTLYLLFDALSEGRVNVDTPLLISAKAASQPPARIGLKAGGRLTVSQAIQALAVKSANDVAIAVAENLGGSEAAFAAQMTAKARSLGMRNTRFVNASGLPDPQQVTTARDMAILSRALKSRHASRASAFTARSFTYEGRTYQATNNLLGRVAGVDGIKTGYIRDSGYNLAASAHRGGRSVIAVVFGGESEGARDRQVTELIEQYL from the coding sequence TTGCACGCTCTGACCACGGCGACAGTTCCTGTCGCGCCTCGCTGGCGCCGCGCCGTCCTCGTCATCGCCGTTTCCCTGGCGCTGGCCGGATGCCAGACCGCGGCCTCCACCTCTCAGCAGGCCTCGCGGTCGCAGGCCGCCGCCGTCCAGGTTGCCGCGCTTCCCGCCTTGCCCGCGCCCGTCGGCGCGATGCCGGGATCCGAGCTGGCGCTTGCGCCGCAGGGCAACGCCCAGCGGCGGGCCCATGCGGCCATCGTCGTCGATGCGGCCACCGGTGCCGTGCTGCATGAGAAGGATGCGGACGCGCTGCGCTATCCGGCCTCCCTCACCAAGATGATGACGCTCTATCTGTTGTTCGATGCGCTGTCGGAAGGGCGGGTGAACGTCGACACTCCGCTTCTCATTTCGGCCAAGGCGGCAAGCCAGCCGCCGGCGCGCATCGGGCTGAAGGCGGGTGGCCGGCTCACGGTGTCGCAGGCAATCCAGGCGCTGGCCGTGAAGTCCGCCAATGACGTCGCCATCGCGGTTGCGGAAAACCTCGGCGGATCCGAGGCGGCCTTTGCGGCGCAGATGACCGCCAAGGCGCGGAGCCTTGGCATGCGGAACACCCGTTTCGTCAATGCCTCGGGCCTTCCAGATCCGCAGCAGGTCACGACCGCCCGGGACATGGCGATCCTGTCGCGGGCGCTGAAGAGCCGGCATGCGTCGCGCGCCAGCGCCTTCACGGCGCGCAGCTTCACCTACGAGGGGCGCACCTATCAGGCGACCAACAACCTGCTTGGCCGCGTTGCGGGCGTCGATGGGATCAAGACCGGCTATATCCGCGATTCCGGCTACAACCTGGCGGCTTCGGCGCATCGGGGCGGCCGTAGCGTCATCGCCGTCGTCTTCGGCGGCGAGAGCGAGGGCGCGCGCGACCGGCAGGTCACCGAGCTGATCGAACAGTATCTGTGA
- a CDS encoding EAL domain-containing protein, giving the protein MPHRYTRFLKTLVIALGLAIAPLIAANYILANYAVTQARTEMKAIAERYVLRAEKAIGDAVSVLQTLHQNGHVTCSGADRQAFHSGLIHAPFVQMIGVVNSDGVMICNVPDQSGQGRQVLPVLQADSPLVGIGMRDRVYEGTRVALVSWRIGTGNRLLAEISPVAIAIDPGPEYLRAYRHVELRLGDGVTWLRSGEYSNINAREGESELVVEVASEKYPMLATVSAPASAADNLVRDLQVVAAIACVGFAILFVAVSVWFSWRPESEAEDEFVQAIRRGEFIPYYQPVMDIETGRLRGCEVLMRWQRPDGSVISPGAFMTFAETSGHIFEMTRQVMRKTRDEVGDLYFQNPECKLSINLFAGHFEDRQIIEDITEIYGGSKIAFQQIVMEVTERQPLSNMDTARKIIAEMQAIGVRVALDDVGTGHGGFAYLQKLGIDIIKIDKMFIDSLGTDDNSTTIVDTMVELADNLGMGIIAEGVETMEQIERLRELGVSAAQGYIFAPPLPAKLFIELAQALSGGRASALPEGMGQALVA; this is encoded by the coding sequence GTGCCGCATCGTTATACCCGTTTCCTGAAGACACTGGTGATTGCCCTCGGTCTGGCGATCGCCCCCCTGATTGCGGCCAATTACATCCTCGCGAACTACGCCGTAACACAGGCCCGGACCGAGATGAAGGCGATCGCCGAGCGCTATGTCCTGCGGGCAGAAAAGGCGATCGGCGACGCGGTGTCGGTGCTTCAGACTCTGCATCAGAACGGCCATGTGACCTGTTCCGGCGCCGACCGTCAGGCCTTCCACTCCGGTCTGATCCACGCTCCGTTCGTGCAGATGATCGGGGTGGTCAATTCCGATGGCGTGATGATATGCAACGTTCCCGACCAGTCGGGGCAGGGGCGGCAGGTGTTGCCGGTGCTGCAGGCGGATTCGCCTCTCGTGGGCATCGGCATGCGCGATCGCGTCTACGAGGGCACGCGGGTCGCGCTGGTCAGCTGGCGCATCGGCACAGGAAACCGCCTGCTGGCGGAGATTTCTCCGGTCGCCATCGCCATCGATCCGGGACCGGAATACCTGCGCGCCTATCGGCATGTGGAACTGCGCCTCGGCGACGGCGTAACCTGGCTGCGCTCGGGCGAATACAGCAACATCAACGCCCGTGAAGGCGAGAGCGAGTTGGTGGTCGAAGTGGCGTCGGAGAAGTATCCGATGCTTGCGACCGTCTCCGCGCCGGCCTCCGCCGCCGACAATCTGGTGCGCGACCTGCAGGTCGTGGCGGCCATCGCCTGTGTCGGCTTCGCCATTCTCTTCGTCGCCGTCAGCGTCTGGTTCTCTTGGCGCCCCGAAAGCGAGGCGGAGGACGAGTTCGTCCAGGCGATCCGGCGCGGGGAGTTCATTCCCTATTATCAGCCCGTCATGGACATCGAGACCGGTCGCCTGCGCGGCTGCGAGGTCCTGATGCGCTGGCAGCGGCCGGACGGTTCGGTGATTTCGCCGGGCGCCTTCATGACCTTTGCCGAAACCTCGGGGCACATCTTCGAGATGACCCGGCAGGTGATGCGCAAGACCCGCGACGAGGTGGGCGACCTCTATTTCCAGAACCCGGAATGCAAGCTGTCGATCAACCTGTTCGCCGGGCATTTCGAGGACAGGCAGATAATCGAGGACATTACCGAGATCTATGGGGGGTCCAAGATCGCCTTCCAGCAGATCGTGATGGAGGTGACCGAGCGACAGCCGCTGTCCAACATGGACACCGCCCGCAAGATCATCGCCGAGATGCAGGCGATCGGCGTGCGCGTGGCGCTGGACGATGTGGGCACCGGCCACGGCGGCTTCGCCTATCTCCAGAAGCTGGGCATCGACATCATCAAGATCGACAAGATGTTCATCGACAGCCTGGGGACGGACGACAATTCGACGACCATCGTCGATACGATGGTCGAGCTCGCCGACAATCTGGGCATGGGCATCATTGCCGAGGGCGTCGAGACGATGGAACAGATCGAGCGGCTGCGCGAACTCGGCGTGTCGGCGGCCCAGGGCTACATCTTCGCGCCGCCCTTGCCCGCCAAGCTGTTCATCGAGCTGGCGCAGGCGCTGTCCGGCGGGCGGGCGTCCGCGCTGCCCGAAGGAATGGGCCAGGCTCTCGTCGCCTGA
- a CDS encoding sugar kinase has translation MQALFIGQAYIDITFLTDALPTGDDKTIARDYAVSFGGNAVTAGFACARLGIAPDILCSQADDWLARMFLDMAAKYGISIHGRKVRESSLSFIMPKDGKRAIVRCRDNDFLHPFPELNLTGCRALHLDGHMPEAALHYAKAARAAGILTSLDGGAVRENTDELLRHIDVAVVSARFCEQLGLGVEETLDYLRERGCPVAGVTVGEDGMFWYEDRGPTRRLPALDVPKARIVDTNGAGDVFHGAYVYSWMRDGTAGWEQHFRFARAASAHAIQHLGNEESLPTLADVEAAMSEWAEKQPARG, from the coding sequence ATGCAGGCCCTATTCATCGGTCAGGCCTATATCGACATCACCTTCCTCACCGACGCACTGCCGACGGGCGACGACAAGACGATCGCGCGCGACTACGCGGTGAGTTTCGGCGGCAATGCGGTCACTGCCGGCTTCGCCTGCGCAAGGCTGGGAATCGCTCCGGACATCCTGTGCTCGCAAGCCGACGACTGGCTCGCCCGCATGTTCCTGGACATGGCCGCCAAGTACGGCATCTCGATCCACGGGCGCAAGGTGCGAGAATCCTCCCTCTCCTTCATCATGCCCAAGGACGGCAAGCGCGCCATCGTCCGCTGCCGCGACAACGATTTCCTCCACCCCTTCCCCGAGCTCAACCTTACCGGCTGCAGGGCGCTGCACCTCGACGGCCACATGCCGGAGGCCGCGCTCCACTACGCAAAGGCCGCTCGCGCGGCCGGCATCCTGACCTCGCTCGACGGCGGCGCCGTGCGCGAGAACACGGACGAGCTGCTGCGTCACATCGACGTCGCAGTCGTCTCTGCAAGGTTCTGCGAGCAGCTCGGCCTGGGCGTGGAGGAAACCCTCGACTACCTGCGCGAGCGCGGCTGCCCGGTCGCCGGCGTGACCGTCGGCGAGGACGGCATGTTCTGGTACGAGGACCGCGGCCCGACGCGCCGGCTGCCCGCGCTGGACGTACCCAAGGCGCGGATCGTCGACACGAACGGCGCCGGCGACGTGTTCCACGGCGCCTATGTCTATTCGTGGATGCGGGACGGGACCGCCGGATGGGAGCAGCATTTCCGCTTCGCCCGGGCCGCCTCCGCCCACGCGATCCAGCATCTGGGAAACGAGGAGAGTCTCCCCACCCTCGCCGATGTCGAGGCGGCCATGAGCGAATGGGCGGAAAAGCAGCCTGCCCGTGGCTGA